A single window of Vigna unguiculata cultivar IT97K-499-35 chromosome 1, ASM411807v1, whole genome shotgun sequence DNA harbors:
- the LOC114175136 gene encoding DEAD-box ATP-dependent RNA helicase 6-like, producing MFFHCTFFLRRYTRFSAFFVLASVAGSILVSLLQRFSTPLDADVTVTKGNEFEDYYLKRELLMGIYEKGFERPSPIQKESIPIALTGSDILARANKGTDKIAAFCIPGLEKIDQDNNVIQVVILVPTTELALQTSQVCRELGKHLKIQVMVTTGVTSLTHDIMRLYQPVHLLVGTPGRVLDLVKKGVCILKYCSMLVMDEADKLLSPVFQPSIEQLIQFLPESRQILMFSATFPVNVKDFKDRYLRKPYVINITDELTLKG from the exons ATGTTCTTTCACTGTACTTTCTTCCTCCGCCGCTACACGCGCTTCTCCGCCTTCTTTGTCCTCGCCTCCGTGGCCGGATCCATCCTCGTCTCCCTACTCCAGCGCTTCTCCACCCCCCTCGATGCG GATGTGACAGTTACTAAAGGAAATGAATTTGAGGATTACTATTTGAAGCGTGAGCTGCTTATGGGAATATACGAGAAGGGTTTTGAGAGGCCATCTCCTATCCAAAAAGAAAGCATTCCCATTGCTCTTACTGGTAGTGACATTCTTGCTAGGGCTAATAAAGGAACAGACAAAATAGCTGCATTTTGCATTCCTGGATTGGAAAAAATTGATCAGGATAATAATGTTATTCAAG TTGTAATATTGGTCCCAACTACAGAGCTGGCTTTGCAAACATCCCAAGTGTGTAGAGAACTTGGAAAACATTTGAAAATTCAAGTTATGGTTACAACAGGTGTTACCAGCCTGACACATGATATTATGCGTTTATATCAACCAGTTCATCTGCTAGTTGGAACTCCAGGAAGAGTATTAGATCTTGTAAAGAAGGGTGTTTGCATTCTGAAATATTGCTCTATGCTTGTTATGGATGAG GCTGATAAGCTTCTCTCCCCAGTGTTCCAACCTTCAATAGAACAGCTTATTCAATTTCTTCCTGAAAGCCGTCAAATTCTGATGTTTTCTGCTACATTTCCTGTTAATGTTAAGGACTTCAAAGATAGATATCTACGCAAGCCATACGTTATTAACATTACGGATGAGCTAACTCTGAAAG GTTGA